A window from Drosophila kikkawai strain 14028-0561.14 chromosome 2L, DkikHiC1v2, whole genome shotgun sequence encodes these proteins:
- the Wdr62 gene encoding uncharacterized protein Wdr62 isoform X1, with protein MRHLIMTPASLSASTPTLSTLHHQRMALQSQSSSQSPLTSASQSPLTPSQSSFFGSPKFPANYERSEKIKLKKVLGLTVCSNAALDVSPVSGLLAYPAGCTVVLFNAKRQTQAYLVNTSRKAFTSVAFSRCGRYVATGECGINPAIKVWELETPNGSLEHCSGGSVVAEFVDHKYAVTCVAFSPTGKYLVSVGSQHDMIVNVFDWRANLKMASNKISSKVAAVCFSEDGGYFVTVGNRHVKYWYLEGGRKYKDPIPLMGRSAILGDLRDNDFCAVACGKGVCAESTYAITRQGHLVEFSSRRLLDKWVQCRTTNANCICVNERFILVGCAESIIRIFNAETLEYVTTLPRTHYLGVDVAQGIQINHIMSVPQQAKFPDCIAMVFDEQRSKVSCVYNDHSLYIWDLRDISRVGKSHSFLYHSTCIWGVETVPYNVEREPSQTLPEECFVTCSSDDTIRVWGLDGCTNNDIYRRNIYSKELLKIVYSDEELQFIKDQGSSLFDKAGNSSYDGRNGVRCIKISPELQHLASGDRCGNIRVYNLVYLRLLTTIEAHESEVLCLEYSNDKIERKLLASASRDRLIHVFDVAQNYLLLQTLDDHSSSITSIKFVGAGLNFQMISCGADKSIMFRSFQGNIFMRGTNTSGKTTLYDMEVDSNSKHILTACQDRNVRVYGTQNAKQTKTFKGSHSDEGSLIKLSLDPSGIYVATSCTDKTLAVYDYYSSECMARMYGHSELVTGLKFTNDCRHLISASGDGCIFIWQVPHDMIVTMQARMSQQRLRSGHAPLPRPLAPLSPQDGIVMESPTSEMEQPKFGVTERFSDVGQLPQWAMRKAAGDSDSGALSIPTPSGGVGSHLPPALQAASSMGNLSSSPSQQLPGMAPRPRGRWSQRSSQLETADDLRSNSESPLGTVSSVGGHSGVNVQTSDYNSASSKDIMYNQTYLSEDSSIDSGMETRRGELKFIGSSNNGTVVTVSSVSSLAVSATNGAITTGSGPAGQQQQQQRLQLPDKRGKPGLRFDTQTHDHDGDVEDISDGERTSSDHGMFYNNLAPSTPTDFKVTAMNEEELRKSMRRSKFEKSGLQLATSGLSGNGSSHTASTGTGTGTSDTEDEGSTPSAENAERSLASTLGGSSENLPQSNNSFLHAALPEGPGLTSPMERGTSSRRSISAKHNTENGKSVAAPPTITKSYTSTKKEELLQVINKVKQQLENGTRKPGNPRLNAIVEVGHRPLRGSHSISDLSLAANLDGSRSTGGGGPGRYTKPVVSHDTLQYTSTQNPTTTTATAAAPNVNSQQQHQQQLPHQQCIPSAASQQFFNCAAPKSKLQQNFQTMRQVQQHYPPYPHHVGVHQIHPPPGVPFGGSSSAVQHRQQHHQQQHHQQQSQLQQRVKRNPAGNNRRTPSILKHYKSCPVSPVHEEVEWSAEGNERGALLGEPKRHSVYADDARTILDMIHADTEKMIDEITRKYGDLDEPCSIPASYSMPANLRGLGGLGSTGDSTPTGRTTQYYVYREFYQCERKVSLSDILQPEQFAASQRRLDEARFLETQRHSSASFFLTGQQSQESLSLLSDGDGAGSYCNSLESVLSDESDCQSAPLDYPQAQVTQVLQQRHAGIRNFIIHGPVSKSYGNSPNAYGSFDYYMRQQHHATTTATDSFDVTGYNLEPLKPLPSSKTYPRIAQVQASENIPTLRSKNKQYNSGVNKSLSTDFAQQRQQRNSNPMQSGDSNMMFVKKPLKPKPPVPAKPQNLVSTLSHVEKQQKQQKEQQKSQSRTASVVRQFEHNLQKFEKEKQRERDHQQRRPTAMRSSVSSGALAGGGSGTGTGTQSCLKKVSRFDTSESSRRATSVRQKNRPKISVRFNTVSQIKYTPSAKRERQRQAREAEEEESPPELEVGSLPSDYGERSFEMYFAENGNAPENLENMQTLKLYTKPQLQAVVDEIQQEREKYRKNLDNAGRISGKGGSTSHQCQNIAKKIDIIEKLIEMEERKMEQIRLATESRLRPFNCNAKEKGYVKSLTMNFDMLARGEEPAEDEELTSKDASDLCAYARNMRRNCSLPDVLESTDFTGIYSSQGVELAKEVRADDEGREEPENTAADGPHCEDKGPTTATTVVLRMEPGNPKTINPMPIEESSIRRACSLSDLHMGNFGKPGKSTGGTPQKPQIQHRNGNISRSASKRNSLQGKTGLGASSNSMNVLNQGSDSEPEDSNRLRSASNGQGRSNGPIAANRQYSNKINNANNNRRKTPNFSSATPQMQDDSSSEETPNNTVNNKPIVPPRPRNLGFDHKSKLLGSPVGNANKQRSGVTSLEEYEGTDPEAQVHNVINKLYTTTQAAMQLHANLKNSLLLKELENALIMSRNMLSSITTNRQAEKTNNGVGVGVGQGMGVGNSGGGLNHDQLSADNGDYLMMVNNCADLLSNLRTKHKPDDCENNS; from the exons aTAAAACTCAAAAAAGTCCTGGGCCTGACTGTGTGCAGCAATGCGGCTTTGGATGTGTCCCCAGTCAGCGGCCTGCTGGCCTATCCAGCTGG CTGCACCGTGGTGCTATTCAATGCCAAGCGCCAGACACAGGCCTACCTGGTCAACACCTCCCGCAAAGCATTCACATCCGTGGCCTTTTCGCGCTGCGGGCGCTACGTGGCCACCGGCGAATGTGGCATAAATCCGGCCATTAAGGTCTGGGAGCTGGAGACTCCCAACGGCAGTCTGGAGCACTGCAGCGGCGGCAGTGTGGTGGCGGAATTCGTGGACCACAAATATGCCGTCACCTGTGTG GCCTTTTCGCCCACGGGCAAGTACCTGGTATCAGTGGGCTCGCAGCACGACATGATTGTCAATGTGTTTGATTGGCGGGCCAACCTCAAGATGGCCTCGAATAAGATCAGCTCCAAGGTGGCCGCAGTTTGTTTCTCCGAAGACGGTGGCTACTTTGTGACCGTGGGCAATCGCCATGTCAAATACTGGTATTTGGAAGGTGGCAGAAAG TACAAGGATCCCATTCCCTTGATGGGACGCAGCGCCATTCTGGGTGATTTGCGGGACAACGACTTCTGTGCGGTGGCCTGCGGCAAGGGCGTGTGCGCGGAGAGCACGTACGCCATCACCCGGCAAGGCCATCTGGTGGAGTTCAGTTCGCGCCGCCTGCTGGACAAGTGGGTGCAGTGCCGCACCACCAACGCCAACTGTATCTGCGTCAACGAGCGCTTCATTCTCGTCGGCTGTGCCGAGTCCATCATCCGCATCTTCAACGCAGAGACGCTGGAGTACGTGACCACGCTGCCACGCACCCACTACTTGGGCGTGGACGTGGCCCAGGGCATCCAGATAAACCATATAATGTCGGTGCCGCAGCAGGCCAAGTTTCCCGATTGCATCGCCATGGTGTTTGACGAGCAGCGATCCAAG GTGAGCTGCGTGTACAACGATCATTCGCTGTACATCTGGGATCTTCGCGACATCTCCCGCGTGGGCAAGTCGCACTCGTTCCTCTACCACTCCACGTGCATCTGGGGCGTGGAGACAGTGCCATATAATGTGGAGCGGGAGCCATCGCAAACGCTGCCGGAGGAGTGCTTTGTCACCTGCTCCTCTGACGACACGATTCGTGTTTGGGGCCTGGACGGCTGCACCAACAATGATATTTACCGCAGGAACATCTACTCCAAGGAGCTGCTAAAGATCGTTTACAGCGACGAGGAGCTGCAGTTCATCAAGGATCAGGGTTCGTCGTTGTTCGACAAGGCCGGCAATTCCTCTTACGACGGCAGGAACGGTGTGCGTTGCATCAAAATCAGTCCGGAGCTGCAGCACTTGGCCAGCGGAGATCGGTGTGGCAATATCCGGGTATATAACCTGGTTTACCTGCGCCTGCTCACAACCATCGAGGCGCACGAGTCTGAGGTGCTGTGCCTGGAGTATTCCAATGACAAGATCGAGCGAAAGCTGCTGGCCAGTGCCAGCAGGGATCGTCTCATCCATGTCTTTGATGTGGCCCAGAATTACCTGTTGCTGCAGACGCTGGACGATCACAGCTCCTCGATTACCTCCATTAAGTTTGTGGGCGCCGGACTCAACTTCCAGATGATAAGCTGCGGAGCTGACAAGTCTATAATGTTCAGGAGCTTCCAG GGCAACATCTTTATGCGGGGCACCAACACCTCTGGCAAGACAACGCTGTACGACATGGAGGTGGACTCGAATTCCAAGCACATCCTGACCGCCTGCCAGGATCGCAATGTGCGCGTCTATGGCACCCAGAATGCCAAACAGACGAAAACCTTCAAGGGCTCGCACTCGGATGAGGGCAGTCTAATCAAGCTCAGTCTGGATCCCAGCGGCATCTATGTGGCCACCTCCTGCACGGACAAGACCCTGGCTGTCTACGATTACTACTCCAGCGAGTGTATGGCCAGGATGTACGGCCACAGTGAGCTGGTCACGGGCCTGAAGTTCACCAACGACTGCAGGCACCTGATATCGGCGAGTGGCGACGGCTGCATCTTCATCTGGCAGGTGCCCCACGACATGATTGTGACTATGCAGGCGCGCATGTCGCAGCAACGTCTCCGATCGGGTCATGCTCCGTTGCCCCGTCCCCTGGCTCCTCTGTCGCCACAGGATGGCATAGTCATGGAATCACCGACCAGTGAAATGGAGCAGCCCAAGTTTGGAGTCACAGAGCGATTCTCGGACGTGGGACAACTCCCTCAGTGGGCGATGAGAAAGGCAGCCGGGGACTCGGATAGCGGCGCTCTGTCCATACCCACGCCCAGCGGTGGTGTTGGATCCCATTTGCCGCCTGCCCTTCAGGCTGCCTCGTCCATGGGTAATCTAAGCTCGTCGCCAAGTCAACAGCTTCCGGGAATGGCACCCAGACCACGAGGGAGGTGGTCCCAGCGGAGCAGTCAGTTGGAAACCGCCGATGACCTCCGATCCAATTCGGAGAGTCCCCTGGGCACCGTTTCCTCTGTGGGCGGACACAGTGGCGTGAATGTGCAGACGTCTGATTATAACAGTGCCTCCTCCAAGGACATTATGTATAATCAAACCTACTTGAGCGAGGACTCCTCCATCGATTCCGGAATGGAGACGCGAAGGGGCGAGCTCAAGTTTattggcagcagcaacaatggaACAGTCGTGACAGTGTCCTCCGTTTCCTCGTTGGCTGTGTCTGCCACCAATGGTGCCATTACAACCGGATCCGGACCagccggccagcagcagcagcagcagcgactgcAGCTGCCGGATAAGCGGGGTAAGCCGGGCCTGCGTTTCGATACCCAGACCCACGATCACGACGGCGACGTGGAGGACATCTCTGATGGGGAGAGAACGAGCTCGGATCACGGCATGTTCTACAACAACCTGGCGCCCAGCACGCCAAC AGACTTCAAGGTGACGGCCATgaacgaggaggagctgcgtAAGTCGATGCGCCGATCAAAGTTCGAGAAGTCAGGCCTTCAGCTGGCCACCTCGGGGctaagcggaaacggaagttcGCATACAGCCAGCACTGGAACCGGAACTGGAACCTCCGACACCGAGGATGAAGGCTCCACGCCCAGTGCCGAAAATGCCGAACGTTCGCTGGCCTCCACGCTGGGCGGCAGCTCGGAAAATCTGCCGCAAAGCAACAACAGCTTCCTGCATGCCGCTCTGCCAGAGGGACCGGGACTAACCTCGCCCATGGAAAGGGGCACAAGCA GTCGCCGAAGCATCAGTGCCAAGCACAACACGGAGAATGGGAAGAGTGTGGCGGCACCGCCCACCATTACCAAGTCGTATACGAGCACCAAGAAGGAGGAACTGCTGCAGGTCATCAACAAGGtcaagcagcagctggagaaT ggTACCCGCAAACCTGGCAACCCAAGGTTGAATGCTATAGTCGAG GTAGGCCATAGACCCCTTCGGGGAAGCCATAGCATATCGGACCTGAGTCTGGCTGCCAATTTGGATGGCTCGAGGAGTACGGGCGGCGGTGGTCCAGGACGTTATACAAAGCCAG TTGTTTCCCATGACACTTTGCAGTATACTAGTACCCAAAATCCAACAACCACAacagcaactgctgctgcaccaAATGTGAATtcgcaacagcaacatcagcagcagctgccacaTCAGCAATGCATTCCTTCTGCCGCCTCTCAGCAATTTTTCAATTGTGCTGCCCCCAAATCCAAGCTACAACAAAACTTCCAGACGATGCGACAGGTTCAACAGCATTATCCTCCCTATCCCCACCACGTGGGTGTGCATCAGATACATCCCCCACCCGGAGTTCCTTTCGGCGGCTCCTCATCTGCTGTCCAGCACCGCcagcaacatcatcaacagcagcatcatcagcagcagtcgcAGCTGCAACAGCGGGTGAAAAGGAATCCTGCTGGGAATAATAGACGTACTCCTAGTATCTTGAAGCACTACAAATCCTGTCCAGTGTCGCCGGTGCACGAGGAGGTGGAGTGGTCAGCCGAGGGCAACGAAAGAGGAGCCCTCCTGGGTGAACCCAAGAGGCACTCCGTTTATGCAGATGATGCCAGAACTATTTTGGACATGATCCACGCGGACACGGAGAAGATGATAGATGAGATTACCAGGAAGTATGGGGATCTCGATGAGCCCTGCAGTATACCGGCTTCCTATTCCATGCCAGCCAACTTGAGGGGCCTTGGTGGCCTGGGCTCCACGGGAGATTCCACGCCAACTGGAAGGACAACTCAGTATTATGTTTACCGTGAGTTTTATCAGTGCGAGCGGAAGGTCTCCCTGTCGGATATATTGCAACCGGAACAGTTTGCGGCCAGCCAAAGGCGATTGGACGAGGCCAGATTCCTGGAGACTCAGCGCCACTCCAGTGCCAGCTTTTTCCTTACCGGGCAACAGAGTCAGGAGTCCCTGTCCCTGCTCTCGGATGGCGATGGAGCCGGCAGTTACTGCAACAGCCTGGAGAGCGTCCTCTCCGACGAGAGTGACTGCCAGAGTGCTCCGCTCGACTACCCCCAGGCGCAGGTGACTCAAGTGCTTCAGCAACGCCACGCTGGCATCCGGAACTTTATCATCCATGGGCCAGTGTCAAAGTCGTACGGGAATAGCCCAAATGCCTATGGCAGCTTCGATTACTATATGCGCCAGCAGCACCATGCAACGACCACGGCCACGGACAGCTTCGATGTCACCGGCTACAACCTAGAGCCGCTGAAGCCACTGCCCAGCTCGAAGACCTATCCCAGAATAGCCCAGGTCCAGGCCTCGGAAAATATACCCACTCTGCGATCCAAGAACAAGCAATATAACTCAGGTGTCAACAAGTCGTTGAGCACGGATTTCGCTCAACAGCGACAGCAACGGAACTCGAATCCCATGCAATCGGGCGACAGCAATATGATGTTTGTGAAGAAACCCCTCAAGCCCAAGCCCCCGGTGCCGGCCAAACCACAGAACCTGGTGAGCACCTTGAGCCACGTGGaaaagcagcagaagcagcaaaaGGAGCAACAGAAATCACAGTCCCGAACGGCCAGCGTTGTCCGGCAGTTTGAGCATAATTTACAGAAGTTCGAGAAGGAGAAGCAAAGGGAACGGGATCATCAGCAAAGGAGGCCGACGGCAATGCGGAGTTCGGTGAGCAGTGGAGCCCTGGCCGGAGGAGGATCCGGCACAGGCACCGGCACCCAGAGCTGCCTGAAGAAGGTCTCACGCTTTGATACAAGCGAGAGCAGTCGCCGAGCCACCAGTGTGAGGCAGAAGAACAGGCCCAAGATCTCGGTGCGATTCAATACAGTTTCCCAGATTAAGTATACGCCCAGTGCCAAGAGGGAGAGGCAGCGGCAGGCCAGAGaggcagaggaggaggagtctCCGCCGGAACTGGAAGTCGGCAGCCTGCCCAGCGACTACGGAGAGCGTAGCTTCGAAATGTATTTTGCGGAAAATGGGAATGCTCCGGAGAACTTGGAGAATATGCAAACTCTCAAACTCTACACGAAGCCCCAGCTCCAAGCGGTGGTCGATGAGATCCAGCAGGAGCGAGAAAAGTACCGCAAGAACCTGGATAATGCAGGAAGAATCAGTGGAAAGGGCGGCTCCACCAGTCACCAGTGCCAGAATATAGCCAAAAAGATCGACATTATCGAGAAGTTAATCGAAATGGAGGAACGCAAGATGGAGCAAATCCGTTTGGCCACCGAATCTCGCCTGCGACCCTTCAACTGCAATGCCAAGGAGAAGGGGTATGTGAAGAGTTTGACCATGAATTTCGATATGCTGGCCCGGGGAGAAGAGCCGGCTGAGGATGAGGAGCTGACCTCCAAAGATGCCTCTGATCTGTGCGCCTACGCCAGGAATATGCGAAGAAACTGCAGTTTGCCGGATGTCCTGGAGAGCACGGACTTCACTGGGATCTATAGTAGTCAGGGCGTGGAGCTGGCCAAGGAAGTCAGAGCCGATGATGAGGGGCGCGAGGAACCAGAAAACACTGCTGCAGATGGTCCCCATTGCGAGGACAAAGGACCAACGACGGCGACGACTGTTGTTTTGAGGATGGAGCCAG GCAATCCCAAAACGATTAATCCCATGCCCATCGAGGAGTCATCCATACGCCGCGCCTGCTCGCTGAGCGACCTGCACATGGGCAACTTTGGCAAGC CTGGAAAATCCACTGGCGGCACGCCACAGAAGCCACAGATCCAGCATAGGAATGGCAACATCTCGCGATCAGCCAGCAAGAGGAACAGTCTGCAGGGCAAGACGGGACTGGGTGCCTCCAGCAACTCCATGAATGTCCTCAATCAGGGT AGCGACTCTGAGCCCGAGGACAGCAATCGTTTGCGCAGTGCCAGCAACGGACAGGGTCGTAGTAATGGACCCATAG CTGCCAATCGTCAGTACAGCAACAAGATCAACAATGCCAACAACAATCGTCGGAAGACACCAAACTTTAGCAGTG CCACACCACAAATGCAGGACGACTCTAGCTCCGAGGAGACGCCCAATAATACGGTCAACAACAAGCCAATTGTGCCACCGAGACCAAGGAATCTGGGCTTTGATCACAAGAGCAAGCTGCTTGGCAGCCCTGTTGGAAATGCCAACAAACAGAGGAGCGGTGTGACTTCCCTGGAAGAATATGAGGGCACAGATC CCGAAGCCCAAGTGCACAATGTGATCAACAAATTATATACGACAACTCAAGCAGCCATGCAGCTGCATGCGAATCTAAAGAACTCCCTGCTGCTGAAGGAATTGGAGAATGCTTTAATCATGTCCAGGAATATGCTGAGCAGCATTACCACAAATCG ACAAGCGGAAAAGACAAACAatggagtcggagtcggagtgGGCCAGGGTATGGGAGTGGGAAATAGTGGGGGTGGATTGAACCACGATCAGCTGAGCGCTGACAACGGAGACTATCTGATGATGGTCAACAACTGTGCCGATCTTTTGAGCAATTTACGCACGAAGCACAAACCCGATGACTGTGAGAATAACTCCTAG